TCGGCCTCATCGCTGCGCGAGGTCTCGCGCGCGCGGTGCAGCGCGAAGGTGGCGGCGATCGCGCCCAGCACTCCCATCAGCAGGATCGCCGGCAGCGCGATGCCGGCGACCTCCGCACCCAGCCCGGCCGAGGCGGTGGCGAACTGCGACACCATCAGCAAGGCGACCGAAGACATGGGCGACATCGCGCAGCCGGTCCAGATCGCCTGGCGCCAACTGGTGCCGCTGCGCCAGTTGGCCAGCCACACGCCGACGATGGTCCCGGCGCCGCGGGCCAGCACCAGCGCCGCGACCAGCCCCGCCACCGCAGGGTTCCAGGGGGCGGTCGCCGCCACCACCGCCACCAGCACGAACATCAGCATGGTCAGCAGCGACGAGACGGTGCCCAGCTGGCGCGGCCAGGCCCAGGGCCGCGGGTTCATCTGCTTGAGCAGCAGTCCGCCGATCAGCGCCGCCAGCGGCGCGGAGCCGCCGAAGTGCGACGCCACCGCGGTGCCGGCGGCAATCAGCGCGACCAGCAGCATCGAGGTGTTTTCACTGGTCGGGCTCATGACCCGCAAGGCCATGCGCAGCAGCAGGGCGAGCACGGCGCCCACGACGAAGGAGACGCCGAGCACCACCAGCACCGGGAACAGCTTGTCGCCGACGTCGCCCCCCTGGCGAGTGAGCACGCCGGTGCGCGCGTTCACCAGCGTCAGCGCATACAGCGCGCTCAGGGTGGACAGCGTCATCGCGCGCTCGGTGACCGGCCCGGAGGCGCGCGTGTCCACCACCACCCGCGACAGCACCGCGGGCGAAGCGGCCATGGAGATCACGGCCAGCGATTCGGCCACGGTCGCGCGCACCCCGAGGTAGCGCAGCGCATAGAACACGCACAGGCCCGTGAGCAGCGACCCCAGCAGGCTTTGCAGCAGCACCATGGGGTTGTGCCGGAACCAGCGCAGCGCCAGGCGGCCGCCGGCTTCGAACAGCACCACCGAGACACCGAGTTCGAGCAGGAACAGCGCGATGCCCTGCAAGGGCCAGGCGCCGCCGGAAAAGCCCGCCAGGCCGGCGAAGGTGCCGGCGAACGAGTAACCCACCACCTTGGGCAGGCCGGTGTGCCGCTGCAGCAGATGACCGGCCGCCGCGGCCACCGCGAGCAGCACCGACCACTGGAGCGTGGGCAGCCCGGCCGATGGCCTGAGCCAAGCGGCCCAAACGGCCATGACTTCGTTCATGCGGGGTTCCCCGCGCGCAATGTATCTCGGCAGGCCTCGCCGGGCCTGTAGGACAGCGTCGCGAGGGTCGAGCCAGCCCGACCGCGCGCGCTGCGCGGCCGTGCCCTTCGCGCTGCGCGGCGCTGCTCTTCGGTCAGTGCAGGATGCGGGCCCCGCCGTCGCTCAATTGAAAGGCGGGAATCTCCACCTCGAAACGCTCGCCGTCCTCGGCCACGAAGAAGTAGTTGCCCTCCATGGTGCCGCTGGGCG
Above is a window of Ramlibacter tataouinensis DNA encoding:
- a CDS encoding cation:proton antiporter, whose translation is MNEVMAVWAAWLRPSAGLPTLQWSVLLAVAAAAGHLLQRHTGLPKVVGYSFAGTFAGLAGFSGGAWPLQGIALFLLELGVSVVLFEAGGRLALRWFRHNPMVLLQSLLGSLLTGLCVFYALRYLGVRATVAESLAVISMAASPAVLSRVVVDTRASGPVTERAMTLSTLSALYALTLVNARTGVLTRQGGDVGDKLFPVLVVLGVSFVVGAVLALLLRMALRVMSPTSENTSMLLVALIAAGTAVASHFGGSAPLAALIGGLLLKQMNPRPWAWPRQLGTVSSLLTMLMFVLVAVVAATAPWNPAVAGLVAALVLARGAGTIVGVWLANWRSGTSWRQAIWTGCAMSPMSSVALLMVSQFATASAGLGAEVAGIALPAILLMGVLGAIAATFALHRARETSRSDEAEGADLAGEPLRGKGS